From a region of the Nocardioides ginsengisegetis genome:
- a CDS encoding glycosyltransferase — MNSSVTALLVSHDGARWLPSVIDGLRSQTVPVRRVVAVDTTSRDESPDLLRQAFGPAHTVPGSTTFPQAVRHGLDQIPEEGPEAPEWIWILHDDANPAPDALEALLAAAAEHPDADILGPKLREWPSLKRLLELGITISGTGRRETGLERGEYDQGQHDDIRTVLAVNTAGMLVRRRVLEELGGFDTQLPIFGNDVDFGWRAAAAGHRTIIVPGAVVFHAEAAHRGIRRTPITGRHTHYQERRAALYTLLVNSQGRSLPFQLLRLGLGTLLRMIGFLLVRSVGEALDELAALVSLYGSPREILKARRARRGKAVVPPESVKPLLAPAWLPYRHGLDFLGDVANALTNQASDVAERRREAKAAVAPPSLTPTRPVAPDDEDMLAEDTGVVARFLTNPVAVFLTLFGLLAMVGARAAFGDVAGGGLSPMPANTRDWWELHLSSWHALGGGTAVPPMPYVLPLALLASLLGGPGPAVSTIFVLAVPVSLWGAWRFLRVVGRLVAPAGAPRGILLWGATTYSLLPVVSGAWGDGRIGTVVVAMLFPWLAHAALGFADPDPDRRWRAAWRVSLLLALGTAFAPVIWLAALVLGLVVVAAAFAIVRSVMADRSVWGPPAASLGVVPVLLSPWWIPAVIHGAGEGLLLEAGRLPSPVVDARDLLTGRMGDLGAPWWWGVVLLVLAVLALLPRVTRIPVIVCWMVAFVTALVAVVLGAFQLSLAAVTTDVGLGALVVVLQGTFVVATMIGAQGMALRVARADWSWRRVLAVAVAAVAVAVPLTSLGWFVAGTQDRLDEGGGADIPEYMVQSSMTGPEHGILVIRGDLDHGLTYNVRRGDGVTLGEDEVIDLTAEDPAFTKTVRALTSRPTPPVVDSLARRGIEYVVLPSPADGDVAAALDASGGLVQASAEDRSTRAWKVSHALDPHALDGPRSWLRIVLLVVQALGIVVVAVLCAPTTNRRRES; from the coding sequence GTGAATTCTTCGGTGACCGCGCTGCTCGTCAGCCACGACGGGGCGCGTTGGCTCCCCTCCGTCATCGACGGGTTGCGCAGCCAGACAGTCCCGGTCCGCCGCGTGGTCGCGGTCGACACCACCAGCCGTGACGAGAGCCCCGACCTGCTGCGGCAGGCCTTCGGCCCGGCCCACACAGTGCCCGGCTCCACGACGTTCCCCCAGGCCGTCCGGCACGGCCTCGACCAGATCCCCGAGGAGGGCCCCGAGGCCCCGGAGTGGATCTGGATCCTGCACGACGACGCCAACCCGGCGCCGGACGCCCTCGAGGCGCTGCTGGCCGCCGCGGCCGAGCACCCCGACGCCGACATCCTCGGCCCCAAGCTGCGCGAGTGGCCCTCGCTCAAGCGGCTCCTCGAGCTCGGCATCACGATCTCCGGCACCGGCCGCCGCGAGACCGGCCTCGAGCGGGGCGAGTACGACCAGGGCCAGCACGACGACATCCGCACCGTCCTCGCGGTCAACACCGCCGGCATGCTGGTGCGCCGTCGCGTGCTGGAGGAGCTCGGCGGCTTCGACACCCAGCTTCCGATCTTCGGCAACGACGTCGACTTCGGCTGGCGCGCCGCCGCGGCCGGGCACCGCACGATCATCGTGCCGGGTGCCGTCGTCTTCCACGCGGAGGCGGCCCACCGCGGCATCCGTCGTACGCCGATCACCGGGCGCCACACGCACTACCAGGAGCGCCGGGCCGCGCTCTACACGCTGCTGGTCAACTCCCAGGGCCGGTCGCTGCCCTTCCAGCTGCTCCGGCTCGGGCTCGGCACCCTCCTGCGCATGATCGGCTTCCTGCTGGTCCGCTCCGTCGGCGAGGCCCTCGACGAGCTGGCCGCGCTGGTCTCCCTCTACGGCTCGCCGCGCGAGATCCTCAAGGCCCGCCGCGCCCGCCGGGGCAAGGCGGTGGTGCCCCCCGAGAGCGTCAAGCCGCTGCTCGCGCCGGCGTGGCTGCCCTACCGCCACGGCCTCGACTTCCTCGGCGACGTGGCCAACGCCCTGACCAACCAGGCCTCCGACGTGGCCGAGCGCCGCCGCGAGGCCAAGGCGGCCGTCGCTCCGCCCTCGCTCACCCCGACCCGGCCGGTCGCCCCCGACGACGAGGACATGCTCGCCGAGGACACCGGCGTGGTGGCCCGCTTCCTGACCAACCCGGTCGCCGTGTTCCTGACCCTCTTCGGCCTGCTCGCGATGGTCGGCGCCCGCGCGGCGTTCGGCGACGTCGCCGGCGGCGGCCTCTCGCCGATGCCGGCCAACACCCGCGACTGGTGGGAGCTCCACCTCTCCTCGTGGCACGCCCTGGGAGGTGGCACCGCCGTGCCGCCGATGCCCTACGTGCTGCCCCTGGCCCTGCTCGCCAGCCTGCTCGGCGGACCCGGACCGGCCGTCTCCACGATCTTCGTCCTCGCCGTCCCCGTCTCGCTGTGGGGCGCCTGGCGGTTCCTGCGGGTGGTCGGCCGCCTGGTCGCCCCGGCCGGCGCGCCGCGCGGCATCCTGCTGTGGGGCGCCACCACCTACTCCCTGCTCCCGGTCGTCTCCGGGGCCTGGGGCGACGGCCGGATCGGCACCGTCGTGGTCGCCATGCTCTTCCCGTGGCTCGCGCACGCCGCGCTGGGCTTCGCCGACCCCGACCCGGACCGCCGCTGGCGCGCGGCCTGGCGGGTGTCGCTGCTGCTGGCGCTCGGCACGGCCTTCGCGCCGGTGATCTGGCTGGCGGCCCTCGTGCTCGGGCTGGTCGTCGTCGCCGCCGCGTTCGCGATCGTGCGCAGCGTGATGGCCGACCGCTCGGTGTGGGGCCCGCCTGCCGCGTCGCTCGGCGTCGTACCCGTCCTGCTGTCGCCGTGGTGGATCCCCGCCGTCATCCACGGGGCGGGGGAGGGCCTGCTGCTCGAGGCCGGACGGCTCCCTTCGCCCGTCGTCGACGCCCGCGACCTGCTCACCGGGCGGATGGGCGACCTCGGCGCGCCGTGGTGGTGGGGCGTGGTCCTGCTCGTGCTGGCCGTGCTCGCGCTGCTGCCGCGCGTGACCCGGATCCCCGTCATCGTCTGCTGGATGGTCGCGTTCGTGACGGCCCTCGTGGCCGTCGTGCTCGGTGCCTTCCAGCTCTCGCTCGCCGCCGTCACCACCGACGTTGGGCTCGGCGCGCTCGTCGTGGTCCTCCAGGGCACGTTCGTGGTGGCCACCATGATCGGCGCGCAGGGCATGGCGCTGCGCGTCGCCCGCGCCGACTGGTCGTGGCGCCGTGTGCTCGCCGTCGCCGTCGCGGCCGTCGCGGTCGCCGTACCCCTCACCAGCCTCGGCTGGTTCGTCGCCGGCACCCAGGACCGCCTCGACGAGGGCGGCGGGGCCGACATCCCCGAGTACATGGTCCAGAGCTCGATGACCGGACCCGAGCACGGCATCCTCGTCATCCGCGGCGACCTCGACCACGGCCTCACCTACAACGTGCGCCGCGGCGACGGCGTCACCCTCGGCGAGGACGAGGTCATCGACCTGACCGCCGAGGACCCCGCCTTCACCAAGACCGTCCGCGCTCTCACCTCGCGCCCGACGCCCCCGGTCGTCGACAGCCTGGCCCGGCGCGGCATCGAGTACGTCGTCCTGCCCTCACCCGCCGACGGCGACGTCGCGGCCGCCCTCGACGCGTCCGGCGGGCTCGTGCAGGCCAGCGCCGAGGACCGGTCCACGCGGGCCTGGAAGGTCAGCCACGCGCTCGACCCGCACGCCCTGGACGGCCCCCGGTCGTGGCTGCGGATCGTGCTGCTCGTCGTGCAGGCGCTCGGGATCGTGGTGGTCGCCGTGCTCTGCGCCCCGACGACCAACAGGAGGCGCGAGTCATGA